The following coding sequences lie in one Benincasa hispida cultivar B227 chromosome 6, ASM972705v1, whole genome shotgun sequence genomic window:
- the LOC120080362 gene encoding acyl-CoA-binding domain-containing protein 4 isoform X2 gives MAAMARASSGLQYPDRFYAAASYAGFDGSPKSSSKAVRSKFSDEAALLLYGLYQQATIGRCNVPEPSSWHAIEKSKWKSWNGLGNMAPAEAMRLFVKILEEEEPGWYSRVSSFFPEPEPVLDVQINNDSKAAEPIIENGNSIPETKTISTENGSLPETQDKDVLVEGLGSIVVYDQWVSPPVSGLRPKARYEHGAAVIQDKMYIFGGNHNGRYLSDLHVLDLRSWAWTKLEAKTQSPESPPEKLTPCAGHSLIPWENKLLSVAGHTKDPSEAIQVRVFDVQTSTWSNLKTYGKPPVSRGGQSVTLVGTSLVIFGGQDAKRTLLNDLHILDLETMTWDEIDAVGAPPSPRSDHAAAVHAERYLLIFGGGSHATCFNDLHVLDLQAMEWSRPTQQGEIPTPRAGHAGVTVGENWFIVGGGDNKNGVSETVVLNMSTLVWSVVTSVQGRVPIASEGISLVVSSYGGEDILVSFGGYNGRYTNEVNVLKPSHKSTLQSKMIETPAPDSVSAVHNITNPTRDVESEFEGGQEGKIREIVMDNIESEHLNKSEQTKELVSTLKSEKEELESSLNKEKIHSLQLKQELSDAENRNAELYKELQSVRSQLAAEQSRCFKLEVDVAELRQKLQTMETLQKELDLLQRQKAASEEALKAKQKQGSGGVWGWLAGSPPPEEA, from the exons atggCTGCGATGGCGAGGGCGAGCTCCGGGCTGCAATATCCCGACCGGTTCTACGCCGCGGCCTCTTATGCCGGTTTTGATGGATCACCGAAGTCGTCTTCAAAGGCCGTCAGGTCCAAGTTCTCTGATGAGGCCGCTCTGTTGCTGTATGGCTTGTATCAACAG GCTACAATAGGGCGTTGTAATGTACCTGAACCCAGTAGTTGGCATGCAATTGAGAAAAGCAAATGGAAGAG CTGGAATGGGCTTGGAAACATGGCTCCTGCTGAAGCCATGCGCCTTTTCGTGAAAATATTGGAG GAAGAAGAGCCAGGTTGGTATTCAAGAGTATCCAGCTTTTTCCCGGAGCCGGAGCCTGTTTTAGATGTGCAAATTAAT AATGACTCAAAAGCTGCTGAGCCGATCATTGAGAATGGGAATTCGATCCCGGAGACCAAGACTATATCAACAGAAAATGGAAGCCTGCCTGAAACTCAGGATAAGGATGTTCTTGTTGAAGGTCTTGGTTCTATTGTTGTCTACGATCAGTGGGTTTCACCCCCAGTATCTGGTCTGCGCCCGAAAGCACGATATGAG CATGGAGCAGCAGTTATTCAGGACAAGATGTATATTTTTGGAGGAAACCACAATGGTCGCTATCTCAGTGATCTTCAT GTTTTGGATCTGAGAAGCTGGGCTTGGACAAAACTTGAGGCTAAGACCCAGTCTCCGGAATCACCTCCTGAAAAGCTAACCCCCTGTGCTGGTCACTCATTG ATACCATGGGAGAACAAACTTTTATCAGTAGCTGGTCATACAAAGGATCCTTCTGAAGCTATTCAGG TTAGAGTTTTTGATGTACAAACCTCCACTTGGTCTAACTTGAAGACTTACGGAAAACCACCG GTTTCCCGAGGTGGTCAGTCAGTGACTCTTGTTGGGACAAGCTTGGTTATATTTGGAGGGCAAGATGCCAAAAGAACTCTTCTGAACGATTTGCACATTCTTGACCTTGAAACCATGACCTGGGATGAAATTGATGCAGt CGGGGCTCCTCCCTCTCCGAGGTCTGATCATGCTGCTGCAGTACATGCTGAGCGCTATCTCCTCATCTTTGGTGGGGGTTCACATGCTACTTGCTTCAATGATCTGCATGTGCTTGATTTGCAAGCT ATGGAATGGTCAAGACCTACACAACAAGGTGAAATACCAACTCCACGAGCAGGACATGCAGGTGTTACAGTTGGAGAGAATTGGTTCATTGTTGGTGGTGGTGACAACAAGAATG GGGTCTCGGAAACTGTTGTGCTGAATATGTCTACGCTTGTTTGGTCAGTCGTAACATCCGTTCAAGGCCGTGTTCCTATTGCCAGTGAG GGCATTAGTTTGGTTGTAAGCTCCTATGGTGGTGAAGACATCCTTGTGTCATTTGGAGGATACAATGGACGTTATACTAACGAG GTTAATGTTCTGAAACCAAGCCACAAATCAACCTTGCAATCAAAGATGATAGAGACTCCCGCGCCAGACAGTGTTTCAGCTGTGCATAACATCACCAATCCCACCAGGGATGTCGAATCCGAGTTTGAAGGGGGACAAGAAGGAAAAATTAGGGAAATTGTTATGGACAACATAGAGTCGGAGCATTTG AATAAAAGCGAGCAAACGAAAGAACTCGTATCAACATTGAAGTCGGAGAAGGAAGAACTGGAATCATCTCTCAACAAGGAGAAGATACACTCATTACAACTAAAGCAAGAGCTATCCGATGCTGAGAACCGTAATGCTGAGCTATACAAG GAGCTGCAATCTGTACGCTCGCAACTTGCAGCTGAGCAGTCAAGATGTTTCAAACTTGAG GTCGATGTCGCGGAGTTACGACAGAAGCTCCAAACGATGGAGACGTTACAAAAGGAACTTGACCTTTTACAGCGACAAAAGGCGGCATCTGAGGAGGCCTTGAAGGCAAAACAGAAGCAAGGCTCAGGTGGTGTGTGGGGTTGGTTGGCTGGATCCCCCCCTCCAGAAGAAGCCTGA
- the LOC120080362 gene encoding acyl-CoA-binding domain-containing protein 4 isoform X1, whose amino-acid sequence MAAMARASSGLQYPDRFYAAASYAGFDGSPKSSSKAVRSKFSDEAALLLYGLYQQATIGRCNVPEPSSWHAIEKSKWKSWNGLGNMAPAEAMRLFVKILEEEEPGWYSRVSSFFPEPEPVLDVQINNDSKAAEPIIENGNSIPETKTISTENGSLPETQDKDVLVEGLGSIVVYDQWVSPPVSGLRPKARYEHGAAVIQDKMYIFGGNHNGRYLSDLHVLDLRSWAWTKLEAKTQSPESPPEKLTPCAGHSLIPWENKLLSVAGHTKDPSEAIQVRVFDVQTSTWSNLKTYGKPPVSRGGQSVTLVGTSLVIFGGQDAKRTLLNDLHILDLETMTWDEIDAVGAPPSPRSDHAAAVHAERYLLIFGGGSHATCFNDLHVLDLQAMEWSRPTQQGEIPTPRAGHAGVTVGENWFIVGGGDNKNGVSETVVLNMSTLVWSVVTSVQGRVPIASEGISLVVSSYGGEDILVSFGGYNGRYTNEVNVLKPSHKSTLQSKMIETPAPDSVSAVHNITNPTRDVESEFEGGQEGKIREIVMDNIESEHLKNKSEQTKELVSTLKSEKEELESSLNKEKIHSLQLKQELSDAENRNAELYKELQSVRSQLAAEQSRCFKLEVDVAELRQKLQTMETLQKELDLLQRQKAASEEALKAKQKQGSGGVWGWLAGSPPPEEA is encoded by the exons atggCTGCGATGGCGAGGGCGAGCTCCGGGCTGCAATATCCCGACCGGTTCTACGCCGCGGCCTCTTATGCCGGTTTTGATGGATCACCGAAGTCGTCTTCAAAGGCCGTCAGGTCCAAGTTCTCTGATGAGGCCGCTCTGTTGCTGTATGGCTTGTATCAACAG GCTACAATAGGGCGTTGTAATGTACCTGAACCCAGTAGTTGGCATGCAATTGAGAAAAGCAAATGGAAGAG CTGGAATGGGCTTGGAAACATGGCTCCTGCTGAAGCCATGCGCCTTTTCGTGAAAATATTGGAG GAAGAAGAGCCAGGTTGGTATTCAAGAGTATCCAGCTTTTTCCCGGAGCCGGAGCCTGTTTTAGATGTGCAAATTAAT AATGACTCAAAAGCTGCTGAGCCGATCATTGAGAATGGGAATTCGATCCCGGAGACCAAGACTATATCAACAGAAAATGGAAGCCTGCCTGAAACTCAGGATAAGGATGTTCTTGTTGAAGGTCTTGGTTCTATTGTTGTCTACGATCAGTGGGTTTCACCCCCAGTATCTGGTCTGCGCCCGAAAGCACGATATGAG CATGGAGCAGCAGTTATTCAGGACAAGATGTATATTTTTGGAGGAAACCACAATGGTCGCTATCTCAGTGATCTTCAT GTTTTGGATCTGAGAAGCTGGGCTTGGACAAAACTTGAGGCTAAGACCCAGTCTCCGGAATCACCTCCTGAAAAGCTAACCCCCTGTGCTGGTCACTCATTG ATACCATGGGAGAACAAACTTTTATCAGTAGCTGGTCATACAAAGGATCCTTCTGAAGCTATTCAGG TTAGAGTTTTTGATGTACAAACCTCCACTTGGTCTAACTTGAAGACTTACGGAAAACCACCG GTTTCCCGAGGTGGTCAGTCAGTGACTCTTGTTGGGACAAGCTTGGTTATATTTGGAGGGCAAGATGCCAAAAGAACTCTTCTGAACGATTTGCACATTCTTGACCTTGAAACCATGACCTGGGATGAAATTGATGCAGt CGGGGCTCCTCCCTCTCCGAGGTCTGATCATGCTGCTGCAGTACATGCTGAGCGCTATCTCCTCATCTTTGGTGGGGGTTCACATGCTACTTGCTTCAATGATCTGCATGTGCTTGATTTGCAAGCT ATGGAATGGTCAAGACCTACACAACAAGGTGAAATACCAACTCCACGAGCAGGACATGCAGGTGTTACAGTTGGAGAGAATTGGTTCATTGTTGGTGGTGGTGACAACAAGAATG GGGTCTCGGAAACTGTTGTGCTGAATATGTCTACGCTTGTTTGGTCAGTCGTAACATCCGTTCAAGGCCGTGTTCCTATTGCCAGTGAG GGCATTAGTTTGGTTGTAAGCTCCTATGGTGGTGAAGACATCCTTGTGTCATTTGGAGGATACAATGGACGTTATACTAACGAG GTTAATGTTCTGAAACCAAGCCACAAATCAACCTTGCAATCAAAGATGATAGAGACTCCCGCGCCAGACAGTGTTTCAGCTGTGCATAACATCACCAATCCCACCAGGGATGTCGAATCCGAGTTTGAAGGGGGACAAGAAGGAAAAATTAGGGAAATTGTTATGGACAACATAGAGTCGGAGCATTTG AAGAATAAAAGCGAGCAAACGAAAGAACTCGTATCAACATTGAAGTCGGAGAAGGAAGAACTGGAATCATCTCTCAACAAGGAGAAGATACACTCATTACAACTAAAGCAAGAGCTATCCGATGCTGAGAACCGTAATGCTGAGCTATACAAG GAGCTGCAATCTGTACGCTCGCAACTTGCAGCTGAGCAGTCAAGATGTTTCAAACTTGAG GTCGATGTCGCGGAGTTACGACAGAAGCTCCAAACGATGGAGACGTTACAAAAGGAACTTGACCTTTTACAGCGACAAAAGGCGGCATCTGAGGAGGCCTTGAAGGCAAAACAGAAGCAAGGCTCAGGTGGTGTGTGGGGTTGGTTGGCTGGATCCCCCCCTCCAGAAGAAGCCTGA